A stretch of Penaeus vannamei isolate JL-2024 chromosome 18, ASM4276789v1, whole genome shotgun sequence DNA encodes these proteins:
- the LOC113816357 gene encoding cylicin-2 isoform X1 has product MERNIPHVLDVFSCSPRARRRVHATDLDQMARQMKEAADLGQKNPGNDSAVSVGSSEEDDEASISKYFDYLNDDDPKNGSVSRRKKKKKGQGSGKENNNQGGGGKENNKEGKEKGSGNHNNNHSNESKDQGKRDQSSERQSRKGEYEKDIRHIERHLSMKKTIRKKMMRDLQQAFVEDPGEFQQDPNRMAPEKKNNIDIRNLTFSKSRLSKSEHNFLDMLKDENAKEKEKKDRKGILGYKNNKNRESSKEVLKDDDSGNGSPTREPSKEEKEVVKEEKKVGFWKKLTGKGKSKR; this is encoded by the coding sequence ATGGCGCGGCAGATGAAGGAGGCGGCGGACCTCGGCCAGAAGAACCCGGGCAACGACTCCGCCGTGTCCGTTGGCTCCagcgaggaggacgacgaggccAGCATTTCCAAGTACTTTGATTACCTGAATGACGACGACCCGAAGAACGGCAGCGTTtccaggaggaagaagaagaagaagggccagggaagtgggaaggagaacaataaccaagggggaggagggaaggagaataacaaggaaggaaaagagaaggggagcgggaatcacaataacaaccacaGTAATGAGAGCAAGGATCAGGGCAAGAGAGACCAGTCCTCTGAACGCCAGAGCCGCAAGGGAGAGTACGAGAAGGACATCAGGCACATTGAACGCCATCTGTCCATGAAGAAGACGATTCGCAAGAAGATGATGCGAGACCTCCAGCAGGCCTTCGTCGAGGACCCCGGGGAGTTCCAGCAGGACCCCAACAGGATGGCTccggagaagaagaacaacatcGACATCCGTAATTTGACCTTTTCCAAGAGTCGCCTCTCCAAGTCTGAACACAACTTCCTCGACATGCTCAAGGACGAGAATgccaaggagaaggaaaagaaggaccgCAAGGGGATTTTGGgatacaagaacaacaagaacagagAGTCTTCCAAGGAGGTTTTGAAGGACGATGACTCAGGCAACGGGTCGCCGACGAGGGAGCCAtctaaggaagaaaaggaggtggtgaaggaggaaaagaaggtcgGCTTTTGGAAGAAGCTAAcaggaaaggggaagagcaagCGATGA
- the LOC113816357 gene encoding cylicin-2 isoform X2 has protein sequence MARQMKEAADLGQKNPGNDSAVSVGSSEEDDEASISKYFDYLNDDDPKNGSVSRRKKKKKGQGSGKENNNQGGGGKENNKEGKEKGSGNHNNNHSNESKDQGKRDQSSERQSRKGEYEKDIRHIERHLSMKKTIRKKMMRDLQQAFVEDPGEFQQDPNRMAPEKKNNIDIRNLTFSKSRLSKSEHNFLDMLKDENAKEKEKKDRKGILGYKNNKNRESSKEVLKDDDSGNGSPTREPSKEEKEVVKEEKKVGFWKKLTGKGKSKR, from the coding sequence ATGGCGCGGCAGATGAAGGAGGCGGCGGACCTCGGCCAGAAGAACCCGGGCAACGACTCCGCCGTGTCCGTTGGCTCCagcgaggaggacgacgaggccAGCATTTCCAAGTACTTTGATTACCTGAATGACGACGACCCGAAGAACGGCAGCGTTtccaggaggaagaagaagaagaagggccagggaagtgggaaggagaacaataaccaagggggaggagggaaggagaataacaaggaaggaaaagagaaggggagcgggaatcacaataacaaccacaGTAATGAGAGCAAGGATCAGGGCAAGAGAGACCAGTCCTCTGAACGCCAGAGCCGCAAGGGAGAGTACGAGAAGGACATCAGGCACATTGAACGCCATCTGTCCATGAAGAAGACGATTCGCAAGAAGATGATGCGAGACCTCCAGCAGGCCTTCGTCGAGGACCCCGGGGAGTTCCAGCAGGACCCCAACAGGATGGCTccggagaagaagaacaacatcGACATCCGTAATTTGACCTTTTCCAAGAGTCGCCTCTCCAAGTCTGAACACAACTTCCTCGACATGCTCAAGGACGAGAATgccaaggagaaggaaaagaaggaccgCAAGGGGATTTTGGgatacaagaacaacaagaacagagAGTCTTCCAAGGAGGTTTTGAAGGACGATGACTCAGGCAACGGGTCGCCGACGAGGGAGCCAtctaaggaagaaaaggaggtggtgaaggaggaaaagaaggtcgGCTTTTGGAAGAAGCTAAcaggaaaggggaagagcaagCGATGA